Proteins co-encoded in one Salvia splendens isolate huo1 chromosome 4, SspV2, whole genome shotgun sequence genomic window:
- the LOC121801468 gene encoding ran guanine nucleotide release factor-like codes for MPADLCTQRPLFGGAISSTFPLRFQDVSNMRQVPDHQEVFVDPTRDESLIFELLDLKTDVADHGSATWFLQDLANEQDAEGATVLEQSGVFEADALRFRDSPAVITTAVGQMAISKGRQGRDAQNLVKVYLANLRLKDVGTDVLITAYEPMMINPLSESAATVGAGLAVPAAQSGCMPMEEVFRGAISSFKVNEWSLFGAVA; via the exons ATGCCTGCGGATTTATGCACTCAACGCCCACTCTTTGGTGGCGCCATCTCCTCCACCTTTCCGCTTCGCTTTCAG GACGTAAGCAACATGCGCCAAGTTCCTGATCATCAG GAGGTTTTTGTTGATCCAACGCGCGACGAGAGCTTGATATTTGAGCTCCTCGACTTGAAGACAGATGTGGCGGATCACGGAAGTGCCACGTGGTTTCTTCAAGACCTGGCTAATGAGCAAGATGCTGAAGGAGCAACG GTGCTTGAACAATCAGGCGTATTTGAGGCTGATGCACTACGATTTAGAGACAGTCCTGCTGTTATTACAACTGCAGTTGGGCAGATG GCCATATCTAAAGGTAGACAGGGAAGAGATGCACAAAACCTAGTTAAG GTTTATCTAGCTAATTTGCGCCTCAAGGATGTCGGTACTGATGTTCTGATTACTGCATATGAGCCGATGATGATAAA CCCTTTGAGTGAGAGTGCTGCAACAGTCGGTGCCGGCTTAGCCGTGCCTGCTGCACAGTCTGGATGCATGCCGATGGAGGAGGTCTTCAGAGGTGCCATCTCTAGTTTCAAGGTGAATGAGTGGAGCCTTTTTGGTGCCGTGGCTTGA
- the LOC121801479 gene encoding transcription factor TCP15-like — translation MNGGNGNPMQKPNFPLQLLEKRDDYDHQQQQQHQQSTDTSLVAISKSTEKKLPPKRASTKDRHTKVDGRGRRIRMPATCAARVFQLTKELGHKSDGETIEWLLQQAEPSVIAATGTGTIPANFTSLNISVRSSGSTFSAPSHLSLSNGAYFGQNFGDSSQRRIFFHGGGLSSSENAASFLNKQESRDGEGSAERKRASEEDLRSAVQNQMGNYMMQSSSGTIPASQGQIPASAFLNSTNSGSESLWSFPSIANSGVYRGSAAVASSGLHFMNFPTAMSLLPAHGGGGGAVGEGNLGMLAALNAYRYMPGGGGMEAQGNGYDGAADDRHIASSNHT, via the coding sequence ATGAATGGCGGCAACGGAAACCCTATGCAAAAACCTAATTTCCCTTTACAACTCTTAGAGAAACGAGACGACtatgatcatcagcagcagcaacaacatCAGCAATCGACCGACACATCGCTCGTCGCGATATCAAAATCCACCGAGAAGAAGCTTCCGCCGAAACGAGCTTCGACCAAGGATCGACACACGAAGGTCGACGGCCGCGGGCGTCGGATTAGAATGCCTGCCACGTGCGCAGCTAGGGTTTTCCAGCTCACCAAGGAATTAGGTCACAAATCGGATGGCGAGACGATTGAGTGGCTGCTGCAGCAGGCGGAGCCGTCGGTGATCGCCGCCACCGGCACTGGAACGATTCCGGCGAATTTCACCTCGCTGAATATATCGGTGAGAAGCTCCGGCTCGACGTTCTCGGCGCCGTCGCATTTGAGCTTGAGCAACGGCGCTTATTTTGGGCAGAATTTTGGGGATTCTTCGCAGAGGAGGATTTTCTTCCATGGAGGCGGATTGTCTTCGTCGGAAAATGCGGCGAGCTTTCTCAATAAGCAGGAATCGCGCGACGGAGAGGGGAGCGCGGAGCGGAAGAGGGCGTCGGAAGAGGATCTGCGCTCGGCGGTGCAAAATCAGATGGGGAATTACATGATGCAGTCTAGCTCGGGGACAATTCCGGCGAGCCAGGGCCAGATCCCGGCGTCGGCTTTTCTCAATTCCACAAATTCCGGCAGCGAATCTCTGTGGAGTTTTCCGTCGATTGCGAATTCCGGCGTGTATAGAGGGAGTGCGGCGGTGGCAAGCAGTGGGCTGCATTTTATGAATTTTCCGACGGCAATGTCGCTCTTGCCGGCGcatggaggtggaggtggagcgGTTGGTGAAGGGAATTTAGGCATGCTGGCGGCGCTTAATGCGTATAGGTATATGCCTGGCGGCGGAGGAATGGAGGCTCAGGGAAACGGCTACGACGGCGCCGCTGATGACCGGCATATTGCAAGCAGTAATCACACTTGA